One window from the genome of Eriocheir sinensis breed Jianghai 21 unplaced genomic scaffold, ASM2467909v1 Scaffold95, whole genome shotgun sequence encodes:
- the LOC126995002 gene encoding protocadherin gamma-B4-like isoform X1 produces the protein MKKKRRRRNRTFSIPKIQHSLGPDESAVVKSAFRIDPHTGTLTLAAPLDRETMAQYSFTVTDPKPPFTSTRVTVLVQDYNDNPLVFAKDTYVTAVPEDTAAGTAVVALSLMDADESVAKLDFFITGGDPDGQFLVRASGEVSVGPWGGTKTMVVR, from the exons atgaagaagaagaggaggaggaggaacaggacatTCAGCATTCCAAAG ATCCAGCACAGCCTCGGCCCTGATGAAAGCGCTGTAGTGAAGTCAGCGTTCCGCATTGATCCCCACACTGGGACGCTGACCCTGGCCGCCCCGCTGGACCGCGAGACCATGGCCCAGTACTCCTTCACTGTCACGGACCCCAAGCCTCCGTTCACCAGCACCAGAGTCACTGTACTGGTCCAGGACTACAATGACAACCCTCTGGTGTTCGCCAAAGACACTTACGTCACTGCTG TGCCTGAGGACACAGCCGCGGGCACGGCGGTGGTGGCGCTCAGCCTGATGGACGCTGATGAGTCTGTGGCCAAACTGGACTTCTTCATCACTGGTGGCGACCCTGACGGCCAGTTCCTGGTGCGCGCCTCAGGGGAGGTGAGTGTGGGCCCCTGGGGAGGCACAAAAACAATGGTGGTGCGCTGA
- the LOC126995002 gene encoding protocadherin gamma-B7-like isoform X2 codes for MKKKRRRRNRTFSIPKHSLGPDESAVVKSAFRIDPHTGTLTLAAPLDRETMAQYSFTVTDPKPPFTSTRVTVLVQDYNDNPLVFAKDTYVTAVPEDTAAGTAVVALSLMDADESVAKLDFFITGGDPDGQFLVRASGEVSVGPWGGTKTMVVR; via the exons atgaagaagaagaggaggaggaggaacaggacatTCAGCATTCCAAAG CACAGCCTCGGCCCTGATGAAAGCGCTGTAGTGAAGTCAGCGTTCCGCATTGATCCCCACACTGGGACGCTGACCCTGGCCGCCCCGCTGGACCGCGAGACCATGGCCCAGTACTCCTTCACTGTCACGGACCCCAAGCCTCCGTTCACCAGCACCAGAGTCACTGTACTGGTCCAGGACTACAATGACAACCCTCTGGTGTTCGCCAAAGACACTTACGTCACTGCTG TGCCTGAGGACACAGCCGCGGGCACGGCGGTGGTGGCGCTCAGCCTGATGGACGCTGATGAGTCTGTGGCCAAACTGGACTTCTTCATCACTGGTGGCGACCCTGACGGCCAGTTCCTGGTGCGCGCCTCAGGGGAGGTGAGTGTGGGCCCCTGGGGAGGCACAAAAACAATGGTGGTGCGCTGA